A stretch of the Enterobacter mori genome encodes the following:
- a CDS encoding PP2C family protein-serine/threonine phosphatase — MNIATASLSRQGTRASNQDQTGETIGERSACFVVCDGIAGLPGGEVAAELARNSIISRFDGDKHLNAQHIRDYVQTANRTILSEQQAVQDYRRMGTTLVSLFIDRDYRLAYWAHAGDSRLYLFRRGWLWHVTTDHSLVQQMKDAGHQTDDLNSNLLYLALGIENGGPEASYSDVVQVEDGDAFLLCTDGFWHGVSEEQMKQSLHMVNTPQEWLTLMNQIIQKNGEQEGNAQDNYTALAVWMGNPQDTTLLHTLSDAAQFLPCGTD; from the coding sequence ATGAATATCGCAACGGCTTCTCTCTCCCGCCAGGGGACGCGCGCCAGCAACCAGGATCAGACGGGAGAAACCATAGGGGAACGTTCAGCCTGCTTTGTCGTCTGTGACGGCATCGCGGGGTTGCCGGGCGGTGAGGTGGCCGCTGAGCTGGCCCGTAACAGCATTATTTCCCGCTTTGATGGCGACAAGCACCTGAATGCGCAGCATATTCGCGACTATGTGCAAACGGCGAACCGCACCATTCTCAGCGAACAGCAGGCGGTTCAGGATTACCGTAGAATGGGCACAACGCTGGTGAGCCTGTTTATTGACCGGGATTACCGTCTGGCCTACTGGGCGCACGCCGGAGACAGCCGCCTGTATCTGTTTCGCCGTGGCTGGCTGTGGCATGTGACCACCGACCACAGCCTGGTGCAGCAGATGAAGGATGCGGGGCATCAGACCGACGATCTCAACAGCAACCTGCTGTACCTCGCGCTGGGGATTGAAAACGGTGGGCCGGAAGCGAGCTACAGCGACGTGGTGCAGGTGGAAGACGGCGATGCCTTTTTACTCTGCACCGACGGTTTCTGGCACGGCGTCAGCGAAGAGCAAATGAAGCAGTCGCTGCATATGGTCAATACGCCGCAGGAGTGGCTGACCTTAATGAACCAAATCATTCAAAAGAATGGTGAGCAGGAGGGGAATGCTCAGGACAACTACACGGCCCTGGCGGTGTGGATGGGCAACCCTCAGGACACCACTTTGCTGCATACGCTCTCTGACGCAGCGCAATTTCTTCCCTGCGGAACTGATTAG
- the tagH gene encoding type VI secretion system-associated FHA domain protein TagH translates to MRFTIISTKPGHQPPQSSCDFYAPGGTIGRGTDNNLVLPDNDRTISRLQAIVHVDANGECRVTNRGSVTRVVLNDIPLERGRQVELQDGDVLGIDDYRIEVAEIIHDTQPVSRMAASMQQQVRPAAPAPASQPKPASAAPRGKAEPTAVPTEIWDSLMQEFSISDSISSNRTKPQPAASQDPFSQPAAPERNAEDPLAMFNDSDPKLERKNVDPDTLFSDEALFKKESIFDDITPSTLVPPVETKPAEPKEEAADELDPLALFGGTASAPAARNDDPLGLMGGAPLTHPDDIVEDKSESTPAPVEEEDVLADSPLFAPEPQEAPRAVEEEPARPDYAGFTMPTPQAVARSSAQAPKGRLRIDPVNNAASPAATANSGEKGDVLQGELLEALLEGMGLSEMQPVPQFDRENMRQLGQILGMFSQGTVALLSSRSILKRGVKADMTMVLDDANNPFKLLPTGKTVLIQMFGTPMPGFMPPTKSVRDALIDLQAHQLGMISGIRAIIAAMLQSFNPEQLEEQAKQNGMTSRLALPGSRKAALWDYFVRSYGETAGEIEDDFHTLFGEAFLHAYDMEVNQYKDSQSGSEEK, encoded by the coding sequence ATGCGATTCACGATTATTTCTACGAAACCCGGTCATCAGCCGCCGCAAAGCAGCTGTGATTTTTACGCCCCGGGCGGCACCATTGGGCGCGGTACGGATAACAATCTGGTATTGCCGGACAATGACCGCACCATCTCGCGTCTGCAGGCCATTGTTCACGTTGATGCCAATGGCGAATGTCGCGTCACTAACCGCGGCAGCGTTACGCGCGTGGTGTTGAACGATATTCCACTGGAGCGCGGGCGTCAGGTCGAGCTGCAGGATGGAGACGTTCTGGGTATTGATGACTACCGCATCGAAGTGGCTGAAATTATTCACGACACGCAGCCGGTGAGCCGCATGGCGGCCAGCATGCAGCAGCAGGTTCGTCCAGCCGCGCCAGCACCCGCGTCGCAGCCGAAACCGGCGAGTGCCGCACCGCGCGGGAAAGCCGAGCCGACCGCCGTGCCAACGGAGATCTGGGATAGCCTGATGCAGGAGTTCTCCATCTCCGACAGCATCTCAAGCAACCGCACAAAACCTCAGCCTGCGGCGTCACAGGATCCGTTCTCCCAGCCTGCTGCGCCAGAGCGTAACGCTGAAGATCCGCTGGCGATGTTCAACGACAGCGATCCGAAGCTTGAGCGGAAGAACGTTGACCCGGACACGCTGTTCAGCGATGAAGCATTGTTCAAAAAAGAGAGCATCTTTGACGACATTACGCCCTCAACGCTGGTGCCGCCGGTTGAAACTAAGCCAGCCGAGCCTAAAGAAGAGGCGGCGGATGAACTCGATCCGCTGGCCCTGTTTGGCGGTACGGCCAGCGCACCTGCCGCGCGTAATGATGACCCGCTCGGGCTGATGGGCGGTGCACCGTTGACGCACCCGGATGACATTGTCGAAGACAAGTCGGAGTCAACGCCTGCGCCAGTTGAGGAGGAGGATGTACTCGCCGATTCTCCGCTGTTCGCCCCTGAGCCGCAGGAAGCCCCGCGTGCTGTTGAAGAAGAGCCCGCGCGTCCGGATTACGCAGGGTTTACCATGCCGACCCCACAGGCCGTTGCGCGCAGTAGCGCTCAGGCACCGAAGGGCCGCCTGCGTATCGACCCGGTCAATAATGCGGCCTCTCCAGCCGCCACCGCTAACAGCGGCGAGAAAGGCGACGTGTTGCAGGGCGAGCTGCTCGAGGCGCTGCTGGAAGGCATGGGCCTGAGCGAAATGCAGCCCGTCCCGCAGTTTGACCGTGAGAATATGCGTCAACTGGGGCAGATCCTCGGCATGTTCTCTCAGGGCACCGTGGCGCTGCTTTCCTCGCGCTCCATCCTCAAACGCGGCGTGAAAGCCGATATGACCATGGTGCTGGACGATGCCAACAACCCGTTCAAGCTCCTGCCGACCGGGAAAACCGTCTTGATCCAGATGTTCGGTACGCCGATGCCGGGCTTTATGCCGCCGACCAAATCCGTGCGCGACGCGCTTATCGATTTGCAGGCGCACCAGCTGGGGATGATCTCCGGTATTCGCGCCATCATCGCCGCAATGCTGCAGTCCTTTAACCCGGAACAGCTGGAAGAACAGGCGAAGCAGAACGGCATGACCTCCCGTCTTGCGCTGCCGGGCAGCCGCAAAGCCGCCCTGTGGGACTACTTTGTTCGCAGCTATGGCGAGACGGCAGGCGAGATTGAGGATGACTTCCACACCCTGTTCGGCGAGGCGTTCCTTCATGCGTACGACATGGAGGTGAATCAGTACAAAGACTCACAGAGCGGATCGGAAGAGAAATGA
- a CDS encoding putative T6SS immunity periplasmic lipoprotein, whose amino-acid sequence MVMKQLFGVFAVTLMASACVSHPAQYQPLSVTLKNNEPCFAIPANSGLEAPVISHSPTIMKRAGNEWKTISPPSTYSPAVTLNIQQCNQWRGIAWQAGEYDVTLKVSGKNDSVRYAARFTLEENAAGQFKVTQTE is encoded by the coding sequence ATGGTTATGAAACAGTTATTCGGTGTATTTGCGGTCACGTTAATGGCGAGCGCCTGTGTGTCTCATCCAGCACAATATCAGCCGCTTTCGGTTACGCTTAAAAACAATGAACCCTGCTTTGCTATCCCCGCTAATTCCGGGTTAGAAGCGCCGGTCATCAGCCATTCTCCAACCATTATGAAAAGAGCTGGAAATGAATGGAAAACGATATCGCCACCGTCAACCTATAGCCCTGCGGTGACGTTAAATATTCAACAGTGCAACCAGTGGCGTGGTATCGCGTGGCAAGCCGGAGAATATGATGTGACACTGAAAGTGTCAGGTAAAAACGATTCTGTGCGTTATGCCGCGCGATTCACTCTGGAAGAAAATGCTGCGGGCCAATTTAAGGTCACTCAGACCGAATAG